The following are encoded together in the Salvia hispanica cultivar TCC Black 2014 chromosome 6, UniMelb_Shisp_WGS_1.0, whole genome shotgun sequence genome:
- the LOC125193997 gene encoding ankyrin repeat domain-containing protein 13B-like, whose product MSKPSTKPPTFVTAAVEPRDYANSPAHYAVATRDHAALTNIVSTLPKLSDANSIDTEAESIAEERLAEKISAALDGRDNPLKETPLHIAIRLNDVASARILAAAGANIYLQNAVGWHALQEALLRRCKEIAPILVHYGHLNTWSKWRRRLPRLVGALRRMRDFYMEISFHFESSIIPFIDRVAPSDTYKIWKRAGNLRADTTLAGFDGMNFKRRNQSFLFINDVDRPDVPQGSLLVVKHDKKEVHVAEYQRIGTPLTEDEIAKDCNPSSVSRPSVDVSKAELVNCKNWRRQDRTEHVGKWKSRVYEMHNVVVKFRECKLPAEAAELSSEAEKKQPKKVEEAAFKKNLRPMLWLTEQFPLETEELHRLLDILSKKLTAVKRMREVLKTTFPPRTFPVKISIPVVPTVRVVITFTKFIELQSMEDDFHTPPSSPGPEDESSSGDYAFASSSGGEEIDPFEIPRGYTWIRNDSTSKKTRKIETTTSKKTTSE is encoded by the exons atgtCTAAGCCATCAACTAAGCCCCCAACATTCGTCACCGCTGCCGTGGAGCCACGAGACTACGCCAACAGCCCCGCCCACTACGCCGTGGCCACACGTGACCATGCCGCCCTCACAAACATCGTCTCCACCTTGCCGAAGCTTTCGGACGCCAACTCGATCGACACCGAGGCAGAATCCATTGCGGAGGAGCGCCTCGCCGAGAAAATCTCCGCTGCCCTCGACGGCCGAGATAACCCGCTCAAGGAGACCCCCCTCCACATCGCCATCCGCCTCAACGACGTCGCATCCGCCCGCATCCTCGCTGCAGCGGGGGCCAACATCTACCTCCAGAACGCCGTCGGGTGGCACGCCCTCCAGGAGGCCCTCCTCCGCCGCTGCAAGGAGATCGCCCCCATCCTCGTCCATTATGGCCACCTCAACACCTGGTCGAAGTGGCGGCGGCGCCTCCCACGCCTCGTCGGCGCCCTTCGCCGTATGCGGGACTTCTACATGGAGATCTCCTTCCACTTTGAAAGCTCCATCATACCCTTCATCGACAG GGTGGCCCCCTCCGACACATACAAGATCTGGAAGCGCGCCGGGAACCTCCGCGCCGATACCACTCTGGCAGGGTTCGATGGCATGAACTTCAAGCGGCGCAACCAGAGCTTCCTCTTCATCAACGACGTGGACCGCCCAGACGTGCCCCAAGGGTCTCTCCTCGTCGTCAAGCACGACAAGAAAGAAGTCCACGTGGCCGAATACCAGAGGATTGGGACGCCGCTGACGGAGGATGAGATCGCTAAGGACTGCAACCCCTCGAGTGTTTCTCGGCCCAGCGTGGACGTGTCAAAAGCGGAGCTCGTCAACTGCAAGAACTGGAGGCGCCAGGATAGGACTGAGCACGTGGGGAAGTGGAAGTCAAGGGTTTACGAGATGCACAACGTGGTGGTGAAGTTTCGCGAGTGCAAGCTGCCAGCAGAGGCAGCGGAGTTATCTAGTGAGGCGGAGAAAAAGCAGCCCAAGAAGGTGGAGGAGGCAGCATTTAAGAAGAATCTGAGGCCGATGCTTTGGTTGACGGAGCAGTTCCCGTTGGAGACGGAGGAGCTCCACCGCTTGTTGGATATTCTGTCAAAGAAGCTTACCGCCGTTAAACGGATGAGGGAGGTGTTGAAGACAACCTTCCCACCTAGGACTTTTCCGGTCAAG ATATCGATACCTGTGGTTCCGACGGTGAGAGTGGTGATAACGTTCACAAAATTTATAGAGCTACAATCAATGGAGGATGATTTTCACACTCCACCGTCAAGTCCTGGGCCAGAAGACGAGAGTAGTAGTGGGGATTACGCGTTCGCATCGAGTAGTGGCGGAGAGGAGATAGATCCTTTTGAGATTCCAAGAGGGTATACCTGGATCCGAAATGATTCTACTTCTAAAAAGACTAGGAAAATAGAGACCACTACGTCCAAGAAAACAACATCAGAgtaa
- the LOC125193996 gene encoding calcium-dependent protein kinase-like has translation MGGCFSKKNHSTSDANGYTSAAGASAGYQQINHDYQKPAAHHHPPPPPAAAAAAQRLEPNNILGKPFEDVKSKYSVGKELGRGQFGVTYMCTEIATGQSYACKSILKRKLASKSDKEDMKREVDIMQHLSGQHNIVEFKGAFEDRQSVHLIMEVCRGGELFDSIIAQGHYSERAASDLCRQIVNVVQNCHFMGVMHRDLKPENFLLSSKDDKATLKATDFGLSVFIEEGKVYRDIVGSAYYVAPEVLRRSYGKEIDVWSAGVILYILLSGVPPFWAETEKGIFDAILNEEVDFDSQPWPSISNSAKDLVRKMLNKDPRRRITSAQVLEHPWIKGQASDKPIDGAVLSRMKQFRAMNKLKKLALKVIAQSLSEEEIKGLKAMFTNMDTDNSGTITFEELKTGLARLGSKLSETEVQQLMEAADVDGNGTIDYIEFITATMHRHKLERDEHLFKAFQFFDKDNSGYITMDELETAMKDYGLGEGATIKEIISEVDTDNDGKINYEEFCAMMRSGTTQPVKLF, from the exons ATGGGCGGTTGTTTCAGCAAGAAAAATCACTCTACCTCCGACGCCAATGGCTACACCTCCGCTGCAGGGGCCAGCGCAGGTTACCAGCAAATCAACCACGATTACCAAAAACCGGCGGCGCACCACCACCCGCCGCCTCctcccgccgccgccgcagcaGCTCAGAGATTGGAGCCGAACAACATTCTCGGAAAGCCATTCGAGGACGTTAAGTCGAAATACTCGGTGGGGAAGGAATTGGGGAGGGGCCAATTTGGGGTAACCTACATGTGCACGGAGATCGCGACGGGGCAGAGCTACGCCTGCAAATCGATTCTGAAGAGGAAATTGGCGAGCAAGAGTGATAAGGAGGATATGAAGAGAGAGGTGGACATTATGCAGCATTTGAGCGGGCAGCACAACATTGTCGAGTTCAAGGGCGCCTTTGAGGATAGGCAATCGGTGCATCTGATCATGGAGGTGTGCCGCGGGGGCGAGCTCTTCGACAGCATTATCGCGCAGGGGCACTACTCCGAGAGGGCTGCCTCCGATCTCTGCAGGCAGATTGTGAATGTGGTGCAGAATTGCCATTTTATGGGGGTGATGCATAGGGATCTCAAGCCTGAGAATTTCTTGCTTTCGAGCAAGGATGACAAGGCCACGCTCAAGGCCACCGATTTTGGACTCTCTGTCTTCATTGAGGAAG GCAAGGTGTATCGCGACATCGTTGGTAGTGCATACTATGTTGCCCCAGAAGTTCTTCGGCGAAGTTATGGAAAGGAGATAGATGTATGGAGTGCTGGTGTCATTTTGTACATCCTCCTCAGTGGTGTGCCTCCATTTTGGGCTG AGACTGAAAAAGGAATATTTGATGCTATACTAAACGAAGAAGTTGATTTTGATAGCCAACCTTGGCCTTCAATCTCAAACAGTGCCAAAGATCTTGTTCGAAAAATGCTGAACAAGGATCCAAGAAGGAGAATAACTTCTGCACAAGTACTTG AGCATCCTTGGATTAAGGGACAAGCATCTGACAAGCCAATAGATGGTGCCGTACTCTCTAGGATGAAGCAGTTCAGGGCCATGAATAAGCTCAAGAAACTTGCACTAAAG GTCATTGCACAAAGTTTATcagaagaagaaattaaagGTCTTAAAGCAATGTTCACGAATATGGACACAGATAATAGCGGCACAATCACCTTTGAAGAACTTAAAACTGGCTTGGCTCGTCTTGGATCTAAACTGTCCGAAACAGAAGTGCAACAACTCATGGAAGCT GCTGATGTGGATGGAAATGGAACTATAGACTACATTGAATTCATCACTGCTACAATGCACAGACACAAGCTCGAACGAGATGAGCATCTCTTTAAAGCGTTCCAGTTTTTTGATAAGGATAACAGCGG CTATATCACAATGGACGAACTGGAAACTGCTATGAAAGACTATGGTCTGGGGGAGGGAGCTACCATTAAAGAAATCATTTCGGAGGTGGATACAGATAAT GATGGAAAAATCAACTATGAGGAATTCTGTGCTATGATGAGAAGTGGAACAACACAACCAGTAAAACTCTTTTAG
- the LOC125194001 gene encoding chalcone synthase-like: MATAEEFHRAQRAEGPATVLAIGTAVPLNCIEQSTFPDYYFRVTKSEHMTDVKRKFRHMCENSMIKKRYTHLTEELVNQNPNMGEYLAPSLNTRQDMGAEEVPKLGKEAAEAAIKEWGQPKSKITHLIFSTNSSVHMPGADFHLTTLLALRPSVNRSMMYLQGCHAAAAALRAAKDLAENNATARVLIVNSETTTLGFRGPSRAHPENLLGQALFGDAASAMIVGSDPVAGSELPLFQIVSAAQTIIPGSAGAIVGHVGEAGLVVHLRADVPGLIAKNIEACLEEAFRPFGIRDWDSIFWIAHPGGPAILEQIERGLGLKAEKLRVSRRVLREYGNVSSASVVFIMDEMRRSSAEEGLSTTGEGLDWGVLFGFGPGITVETVVLRSMPID; the protein is encoded by the exons ATGGCGACTGCGGAGGAGTTCCACCGTGCTCAACGGGCTGAGGGTCCGGCCACTGTGTTGGCAATCGGCACCGCTGTGCCGCTAAATTGCATCGAGCAAAGCACGTTTCCTGATTACTACTTTCGCGTCACAAAGAGTGAGCATATGACCGATGTCAAACGAAAATTTAGGCACATGT GTGAAAATTCCATGATAAAGAAACGCTACACACACCTAACCGAGGAACTCGTGAACCAAAACCCTAACATGGGAGAGTACCTGGCCCCATCACTGAACACACGACAAGACATGGGGGCAGAGGAGGTGCCAAAGTTGGGCAAAGAGGCAGCGGAGGCGGCCATCAAGGAGTGGGGGCAGCCTAAATCCAAGATCACCCACCTCATCTTCTCTACCAACAGCAGCGTCCACATGCCTGGCGCCGACTTTCACCTCACCACCCTCCTCGCCCTCCGCCCATCCGTCAACCGCTCCATGATGTACCTCCAG GGGTGCCACGCTGCTGCGGCTGCCCTCCGTGCGGCCAAGGACTTGGCCGAGAACAACGCTACTGCAAGGGTCCTGATCGTCAACTCGGAGACCACCACCCTCGGCTTCCGCGGCCCGAGCAGGGCCCACCCCGAGAACCTCTTGGGGCAAGCCCTGTTCGGGGACGCAGCCTCGGCCATGATTGTAGGCTCTGACCCGGTTGCCGGGTCGGAGCTACCGCTCTTCCAGATCGTCTCCGCAGCGCAGACGATCATCCCTGGCAGCGCCGGTGCGATCGTCGGGCATGTGGGGGAGGCCGGGCTGGTCGTCCATCTCCGGGCCGATGTCCCGGGCTTGATCGCGAAGAACATCGAGGCGTGTTTGGAAGAGGCTTTCCGGCCGTTTGGGATCAGGGATTGGGATTCCATATTCTGGATTGCGCATCCCGGTGGGCCCGCGATTCTGGAGCAGATAGAGAGAGGGTTGGGCCTGAAGGCGGAGAAGTTGCGGGTGTCGCGGCGCGTGTTGAGGGAGTACGGGAATGTGTCGAGCGCGAGTGTTGTGTTTATTATGGATGAGATGAGGAGGTCCTCGGCCGAGGAGGGGCTAAGCACCACTGGTGAGGGGCTGGATTGGGGGGTGCTCTTTGGGTTCGGGCCGGGCATCACCGTCGAGACGGTCGTACTCCGCAGCATGCCCATTGATTGA
- the LOC125196937 gene encoding arogenate dehydratase/prephenate dehydratase 1, chloroplastic, whose translation MALNAAPILLYCATASKSSSYSQSAFPVLPAGRPNLPYSRIQRELKCLCHRAVAPVEDESSSARDVAQRDLISLPKPLSATHFSSSSSDGKMVRVAYQGVPGAYSEAAALKAYPKCETVPCDHFEAAFKAVELWLADKAVLPIENSVGGSIHRNYDLLLRHRLHIVGEVQLIVNHCLLGLPGVRKKELKRVLSHPQALDQCEIFLNELGVTRVTADDPAHAAQIVVCEGVRETGAIASTRAAEIYGLDVLAEGIQDDSDNVTRFLILAREPIIPGTTRPHKTSIVFSLDEGPGILFKALAVFALRGINLSKIESRPQRRRPLRVVDDSNRGSATYFDYLFHIDFEASMAEPRAQYALGHLQEFARFLRVLGCYPMDTLP comes from the exons ATGGCTCTCAATGCAGCACCGATCTTACTTTACTGCGCTACCGCTAGCAAAAGCTCTTCATATTCTCAATCGGCATTCCCCGTTCTTCCCGCCGGCCGACCTAATCTTCCGTATTCCAGGATTCAAAGGGAATTAAAGTGCTTGTGTCACAGAGCAGTGGCACCAGTTGAAGATGAGAGCTCTTCAGCTCGCGATGTTGCTCAAAGAGACTTAATCTCTCTCCCAA AGCCATTGTCagcaacacatttttcttcttcctctagTGATGGTAAGATGGTCCGTGTTGCATATCAG GGGGTTCCTGGAGCTTATAGTGAGGCTGCTGCTTTGAAAGCATATCCAAAATGTGAGACTGTCCCATGTGACCACTTTGAGGCTGCATTCAAG GCAGTTGAGTTGTGGTTGGCCGACAAAGCAGTACTTCCCATTGAGAATTCAGTTGGAGGGAGCATCCATCGTAACTACGACTTGCTTCTTCGCCATAGACTTCACATTGTTGGGGAAGTTCAGTTAATTGTTAATCACTGCCTTCTAGGATTGCCAGGGGTTAGGAAGAAAGAGTTAAAGCGTGTATTAAGCCATCCACAG GCACTTGATCAGTGTGAGATTTTCCTGAATGAACTGGGTGTAACCAGAGTAACTGCGGATGATCCTGCTCATGCCGCTCAG ATTGTAGTTTGTGAAGGTGTGAGAGAGACGGGAGCAATTGCAAGCACTCGAGCTGCAGAAATATATGGACTTGATGTTCTGGCTGAAGGAATACAG GATGATTCTGACAATGTTACCCGTTTTCTGATACTCGCAAGGGAACCTATAATCCCAGGAACAACTAGACCTCATAAG ACTAGCATTGTCTTCAGTCTGGACGAGGGCCCTGGAATTTTGTTCAAGGCATTGGCAGTGTTTGCTCTGAGGGGCATTAATTTGTCTaag ATTGAGAGCCGACCACAAAGAAGACGGCCTTTGAGGGTTGTTGATGACTCAAACAGGGGAAGTGCCAC ATACTTTGATTACCTCTTTCACATAGATTTTGAAGCTTCTATGGCGGAGCCCCGTGCCCAGTATGCTCTGGGACATCTCCAA GAGTTTGCAAGGTTCCTCCGAGTCCTTGGTTGTTATCCTATGGATACACTTCCATGA
- the LOC125195965 gene encoding probable rhamnogalacturonate lyase B → MSKSNVTLSVSGSNIIIDNGLIRLTIMKPQGLLTAIKYAGIDNLLDTKSNQLNRGYWDINWNLPGGQDRYLLLRGSEYSVISLSNDNLEVSFKSSYDPSVSGTRLPLTIDQRYIVRSGVSGFYCYAIYERPQGCPPFDLAQTRMVFKLQRDRFHYMAITDWKQRVMPMPEDLLPGRGKTLIVPESVLLVNPINPDLKGEVDDKYQYSMDNKDGGVHGWISSNPSVGFWIIFPSHEFRNGGPTKQNLTCHTGPTCLAMLHGSHYIGNDMVAHFEQGEVWRKVFGPFFVYLNATKDVSQSYNLWTDAKKQRLMEESLWPYDFISSPYYLTSKERGSATGRLFVQDRYISDSLIPAKSAFVGLSVATTAGSWQTESKDYQFWVQTDLDGNFSIKNVVPGVYGLHGWVPGVIGDYLYHQLVTISQGIETEVGDVIYAPIRDGPTLWEIGYPDRTAATYYVPDVNPIYVNKLFINTPEKYRQYGLWDRYTDLNTKNDQIFTIGVSDARKDWFFAHVDRRNGNGKYVPTTWEIRFYLKSVAAGIYKLRLAIASATRSDLEIHVNQMNGEQLVFQVTNLGADNAVCRHGIHGLYQLFSVDISSALLINGDNSMFLTQARAGDALCGILYDYIRLEAPPT, encoded by the exons TTACTGGGACATCAACTGGAACTTGCCAGGAGGCCAAGACAGATACCTATT GCTAAGGGGATCCGAATATAGCGTGATCAGTTTGAGCAACGATAATCTGGAGGTCTCGTTTAAGTCTAGCTATGACCCTTCGGTTAGTGGGACAAGGCTTCCCCTAACTATAGATCAAAG GTACATTGTAAGGAGTGGAGTTTCGGGTTTCTACTGCTACGCCATCTACGAGCGCCCTCAGGGTTGCCCCCCCTTCGACCTTGCTCAAACACGCATGGTGTTTAAGCTGCAACGCGACAG GTTTCATTACATGGCAATCACGGATTGGAAACAACGCGTGATGCCAATGCCAGAGGATCTACTGCCAGGCAGAGGCAAAACGCTGATTGTGCCCGAGTCTGTATTGCTTGTTAATCCGATCAATCCGGACCTTAAAGGAGAGGTTGACGACAAATACCAATATTCGATGGACAACAAGGATGGTGGAGTCCATGGATGGATAAGCTCCAACCCCAGTGTGGGATTCTGGATCATCTTCCCTAGCCATGAGTTCCGCAATGGTGGACCCACCAAGCAAAATCTCACGTGCCATACCGGTCCAACCTGCCTTGCT ATGTTACATGGAAGTCATTACATTGGGAACGACATGGTTGCTCACTTTGAACAAGGTGAAGTATGGAGAAAGGTGTTCGGCCCCTTCTTCGTTTACCTCAACGCCACTAAAGATGTCTCCCAATCTTACAATCTATGGACAGATGCAAAGAAACAg AGGTTAATGGAGGAGTCGTTATGGCCGTACGATTTCATCTCATCGCCATACTATCTGACGTCCAAGGAGCGCGGCTCTGCTACAGGAAGACTCTTTGTCCAAGATAG ATATATTTCAGATTCGCTTATTCCTGCGAAGTCTGCCTTTGTTGGGCTATCAGTTGCAACAACGGCCGGTTCTTGGCAAACTGAAAGCAAG GATTACCAATTCTGGGTGCAAACAGATTTAGATGGAAACTTCAGCATAAAAAATGTTGTGCCAGGAGTTTATGGGCTTCATGGTTGGGTTCCAGGTGTGATTGGTGATTACCTGTACCATCAACTTGTCACTATCTCTCAAG GAATCGAAACAGAGGTAGGTGATGTAATCTATGCGCCCATAAGAGATGGGCCAACTCTATGGGAGATTGGTTATCCAGATCGCACTGCAGCTACATATTATGTGCCTGATGTCAATCCCATCTATGTTAACAAATTGTTTATCAACACccctgaaaa ATACAGACAATATGGACTATGGGATAGATACACAGACCTAAATACCAAGAATGATCAAATCTTCACTATAGGGGTGAGTGATGCAAGGAAAGACTGGTTCTTTGCTCATGTCGATAG GAGGAATGGAAACGGTAAATATGTTCCGACAACGTGGGAGATCAGATTCTACCTAAAATCGGTTGCTGCCGGAATTTACAAGTTGAGATTGGCTATTGCCTCAGCTACCCGCTCCGACTTGGAG ATTCATGTTAATCAAATGAATGGTGAGCAGCTAGTGTTCCAAGTGACAAATTTGGGCGCCGATAATGCAGTTTGTCGGCATGGAATCCATGGACTATACCAGCTTTTCAGTGTTGATATATCATCAGCATTGTTGATCAATGGCGACAATAGCATGTTTCTCACCCAAGCACGAGCTGGTGATGCACTTTGTGGAATACTTTACGATTACATAAGGCTTGAAGCTCCACCAACTTGA
- the LOC125195967 gene encoding 5'-adenylylsulfate reductase 1, chloroplastic-like: MAFSVSSSPAAVHSSSPSSSFEQPRAAQFGSFQPLDRCPLPTSSLKLSRRRCAAVKPLNAEPKRNDSIVPSAATVVAPEVIEKAEVEEDFQKLAEELQNASPLEIMDKALEKFGNDIAIAFSGAEDVALIEYAHLTGRPYRVFSLDTGRLNPETYRLFDEVEKKYGIRIEYMFPDALEVQALVRSKGLFSFYEDGHQECCRVRKVRPLRRALKGLRAWITGQRKDQSPGTRSEVPIVQVDPVFEGLDGGIGSLVKWNPVANVKGNDVWNFLRTMNVPVNSLHAQGYISIGCEPCTRPVLPGQHEREGRWWWEDAKAKECGLHKGNIKEENSTSNSVNASGTAPVADLFTSENVVTLSRQGVDNLLKLENRQEAWLVVLYAPWCQYCQAMEGSYVELAEALAGSGVKVAKFRADREEKAFAQQQLQLGSFPTIVFFPNHSLRSIKYPSENRDVASLMAFVNALQ, encoded by the exons ATGGCGTTTTCCGTATCCTCTTCGCCTGCAGCCGTTCATAGCTCCTCTCCATCTTCCTCTTTTGAGCAGCCCAGAG CTGCGCAATTCGGTTCATTTCAGCCACTTGATAGGTGTCCTCTTCCAACATCGTCGCTGAAGCTCTCACGACGCCGTTGCGCCGCCGTGAAACCGTTGAACGCGGAGCCGAAGAGGAATGATTCGATCGTTCCGTCGGCTGCAACCGTGGTCGCTCCTG AGGTGATAGAAAAAGCTGAGGTAGAAGAGGACTTCCAGAAATTGGCGGAGGAACTCCAAAATGCTTCTCCTCTTGAGATTATGGATAAGGCTCTAGAGAAATTCGGAAACGATATTGCTATCGCGTTTAG TGGGGCGGAAGATGTGGCTTTGATCGAATATGCTCATTTAACAGGAAGGCCGTACAGGGTTTTCAGCCTTGATACAGGGAGATTGAATCCAGAGACGTATAGACTCTTTGATGAAGTTGAGAAGAAGTATGGGATTCGTATTGAATACATGTTTCCAGATGCTCTTGAAGTTCAAGCTTTGGTCAGGAGCAAGGGCCTTTTCTCCTTCTATGAAGATGGACACCAGGAGTGCTGCCGTGTGAGGAAGGTCAGGCCGTTGAGGCGGGCCCTAAAGGGGCTCCGGGCATGGATAACTGGCCAACGCAAGGATCAGTCTCCTGGAACTCGATCAGAAGTCCCCATTGTCCAAGTCGATCCTGTTTTTGAAGGTTTGGATGGTGGAATAGGGAGCTTGGTGAAGTGGAATCCGGTGGCTAATGTGAAGGGAAATGATGTCTGGAACTTCCTCCGGACAATGAATGTGCCTGTGAACTCGTTGCACGCTCAAGGCTACATCTCTATTGGGTGTGAGCCTTGCACGAGGCCGGTCCTACCTGGGCAGCACGAGCGTGAGGGAAGGTGGTGGTGGGAGGATGCCAAGGCCAAGGAGTGTGGCCTGCACAAGGGCAACATCAAGGAGGAGAACTCAACCAGCAACAGTGTCAATGCCAGTGGGACTGCCCCGGTTGCTGATCTCTTCACCAGCGAGAACGTTGTAACCTTGAGCCGGCAGGGAGTTGACAACTTGCTGAAGCTGGAAAACAGGCAGGAGGCGTGGCTTGTAGTGCTATACGCCCCTTGGTGCCAATATTGTCAGGCGATGGAGGGTTCGTATGTTGAGCTGGCGGAGGCGCTGGCAGGTTCGGGAGTGAAGGTGGCAAAGTTTAGAGCAGACAGGGAGGAGAAGGCCTTCGCGCAGCAGCAGCTGCAGCTGGGAAGCTTCCCTACCATCGTCTTTTTCCCTAATCATTCTCTGCGATCGATTAAGTATCCTTCGGAGAACAGAGACGTGGCCTCGCTGATGGCATTTGTGAATGCTCTTCAATAA